The proteins below come from a single Prochlorococcus marinus CUG1415 genomic window:
- a CDS encoding class I fructose-bisphosphate aldolase, translated as MALNYYKNELKENAQLLASKGKGILAVDESTKTVGKRLSGIGVENTEENRKAYRGMLFTTEGLGKYISGAILFEETLYQNHQDGESMVKKLNDLGIIPGIKVDKGLNPLPGAGDVETFCSGLDGLVERAAKYYEQGARFAKWRAVLQITNDGCPSKLSIQENAWGLARYARSVQESGLVPIIEPEILMDGDHTIEKTAEVQEEVIKQVYIACQANGVFLEGTLLKPSMTVNGADCPTKADPMKVAEMTIRTMERCVPASVPGIVFLSGGLSEEAASVYLNNMNTLFRKALWNVSFSYGRALQHSCLKAWKGSDIEGGQNALIARAQANSEASKGAYVAGSQPSSDEQLFVAGYKY; from the coding sequence ATGGCTTTAAATTATTACAAAAATGAGCTTAAAGAAAATGCTCAATTACTAGCTTCTAAAGGGAAAGGGATATTAGCGGTAGATGAATCAACTAAAACAGTGGGGAAAAGACTCTCTGGAATTGGAGTTGAGAATACTGAAGAGAATAGGAAGGCATATAGAGGAATGCTTTTTACTACAGAAGGTCTCGGGAAATACATCAGTGGAGCAATTCTCTTCGAAGAAACTCTTTATCAGAATCACCAAGATGGTGAGTCAATGGTTAAGAAACTGAATGATTTAGGTATTATTCCAGGTATAAAGGTCGATAAAGGTTTAAATCCACTCCCTGGAGCAGGAGATGTAGAAACTTTTTGCTCTGGCCTAGATGGATTAGTTGAAAGAGCAGCAAAATATTATGAACAGGGTGCAAGATTTGCAAAGTGGAGAGCAGTTCTGCAGATTACAAATGATGGTTGTCCTTCAAAACTATCAATACAAGAGAATGCCTGGGGATTAGCAAGGTATGCAAGATCAGTTCAAGAATCTGGTTTGGTACCAATTATTGAACCTGAAATATTAATGGACGGCGACCATACTATTGAAAAAACTGCTGAAGTACAAGAAGAAGTAATAAAGCAAGTTTATATTGCCTGTCAAGCAAATGGAGTTTTTCTAGAAGGAACACTATTAAAACCTTCTATGACCGTTAATGGAGCAGATTGTCCAACAAAGGCTGATCCCATGAAGGTTGCTGAAATGACAATTAGAACTATGGAAAGATGTGTTCCTGCATCTGTCCCTGGAATAGTTTTCTTATCAGGAGGATTAAGCGAAGAGGCTGCTTCTGTTTATTTAAATAATATGAACACACTTTTCAGGAAAGCTTTATGGAATGTTTCATTCTCCTATGGAAGAGCATTACAGCACTCATGCCTAAAGGCCTGGAAGGGAAGTGATATAGAAGGAGGTCAAAATGCTTTAATAGCAAGAGCTCAAGCAAACTCTGAAGCTTCAAAAGGTGCCTATGTAGCAGGATCTCAACCTTCATCTGATGAACAATTGTTTGTAGCAGGCTACAAATACTAA
- the fba gene encoding class II fructose-bisphosphate aldolase (catalyzes the reversible aldol condensation of dihydroxyacetonephosphate and glyceraldehyde 3-phosphate in the Calvin cycle, glycolysis, and/or gluconeogenesis), giving the protein MALVPLRLLLDHAAENGYGIPAFNVNNLEQVQAIMEAAYETDSPVILQASRGARNYAGEIFLRHLILAATETYPNIPVVMHQDHGNEPSTCYSAAINGFTSVMMDGSLEADAKTPASYEYNVAVTKKVVDFAHSVGVSVEGELGCLGSLETGKGEAEDGHGFEGELSTDMLLTDPEEAADFVAKTKVDALAIAIGTSHGAYKFTRKPTGEVLAISRIAEIHKALPNTHLVMHGSSSVPQEWLDIINKYGGEIPQTYGVPVEEIQEGIRNGVRKVNIDTDNRLAFTAAVREAAFADKANFDPRHFNKPARKYMKQVCLDRYKQFWCEGQASKIKQNSTNYFADLYAKGDLDPKVKATV; this is encoded by the coding sequence ATGGCCCTAGTTCCACTAAGACTACTTTTAGATCACGCTGCTGAGAATGGTTACGGTATTCCAGCTTTCAATGTTAATAACCTTGAGCAAGTTCAAGCAATCATGGAAGCAGCATATGAAACTGATAGTCCTGTAATCCTCCAAGCTTCAAGAGGAGCAAGAAATTATGCAGGAGAAATTTTCCTACGTCATCTAATCCTTGCTGCGACAGAAACATATCCTAATATTCCAGTGGTAATGCACCAAGACCATGGTAATGAGCCATCAACATGCTATTCAGCAGCAATAAATGGTTTCACATCAGTAATGATGGATGGTTCTCTAGAGGCAGATGCAAAAACACCTGCTAGTTACGAATATAACGTTGCAGTTACTAAAAAAGTAGTAGATTTTGCTCATTCAGTTGGAGTTAGTGTTGAAGGAGAGTTGGGTTGCTTAGGTTCATTAGAGACAGGAAAGGGTGAGGCAGAAGATGGTCATGGATTTGAAGGTGAACTTTCTACAGATATGCTTTTGACTGATCCTGAAGAAGCTGCAGATTTTGTTGCTAAAACAAAAGTTGATGCATTAGCAATTGCTATAGGTACAAGTCACGGTGCATATAAATTCACAAGGAAGCCTACAGGAGAAGTTCTTGCAATAAGCAGAATTGCTGAAATCCATAAAGCACTTCCGAATACACATCTTGTAATGCATGGATCTAGTTCAGTTCCTCAGGAATGGTTAGATATCATTAACAAATATGGTGGTGAAATTCCTCAAACATATGGTGTTCCTGTTGAAGAGATTCAAGAGGGAATAAGAAATGGAGTTAGGAAAGTCAACATTGATACCGATAACAGACTTGCTTTCACTGCCGCGGTAAGAGAGGCAGCATTTGCTGACAAGGCAAACTTTGACCCAAGACATTTCAACAAACCTGCTAGAAAATACATGAAGCAAGTTTGTCTTGACAGATACAAGCAGTTCTGGTGCGAAGGTCAAGCAAGTAAGATCAAACAAAACAGCACCAATTATTTTGCCGATCTTTACGCTAAAGGTGATTTAGATCCGAAAGTAAAAGCTACTGTTTAA